From uncultured Bacteroides sp., a single genomic window includes:
- a CDS encoding AMP-binding protein, with amino-acid sequence MKKDQNIQFFSPEEIKIFQEQRLAEALAYLQAHSAFYQKMFKEHHIDIAKIKKIEDLQQIPVTTKKDLQLNNDSFICVSKDDVIDYVTTSGTLGDPVTFVLTSEDLDRLAYNDYLSFTTAGLLKKDIMQLMTTLDRRFMAGLAYFMGARELGMGVARVGNGIPELQWDTIQRIHPTCGMVVPSFLIKLIDFAEKNGIDYNASSMKKCVCIGEALRTPDFSLNTLGRRIHEKWNSLQLFSTYASTEMQSSFTECEQFHGGHLQPDLIIVEFLDDDNKPVKKGEPGEVTITTLGVKGMPLLRFKTGDLCYYHDEPCACGRKTIRLSPVLGRKGQMIKFKGTTLYPPALFDILDNIPKIKNYIIEVYTNDIGTDEILVRVGSDDKSVAFSKEIKDMFRSKVRVAPTINFESTEYVLKKQMPPMSRKAIKFIDLR; translated from the coding sequence ATGAAAAAAGATCAGAATATCCAATTCTTTTCCCCAGAGGAGATAAAGATATTTCAAGAACAAAGACTGGCAGAAGCTTTGGCTTATTTGCAAGCTCATTCTGCTTTTTACCAAAAGATGTTCAAAGAACACCATATTGATATTGCTAAAATTAAGAAAATTGAAGATTTACAGCAAATCCCCGTTACAACAAAGAAAGATCTTCAGCTTAATAATGACTCTTTTATCTGCGTTTCAAAAGATGATGTAATAGATTATGTTACAACTTCGGGTACATTAGGTGACCCTGTAACATTTGTATTAACATCAGAGGATCTTGACCGATTGGCTTATAATGATTATCTTTCGTTTACAACAGCTGGATTGTTAAAAAAAGATATTATGCAGCTTATGACAACGCTAGATCGTCGTTTTATGGCTGGGTTGGCATATTTTATGGGTGCTCGTGAACTAGGAATGGGAGTGGCACGTGTGGGTAATGGAATACCCGAACTTCAATGGGATACCATTCAACGCATTCATCCAACATGTGGAATGGTAGTACCTTCATTTCTTATCAAATTGATTGACTTTGCAGAGAAAAATGGAATAGATTACAATGCCAGTTCAATGAAGAAATGTGTTTGTATAGGAGAGGCCTTGCGTACTCCCGATTTCTCGTTGAACACTTTGGGCAGAAGGATACATGAGAAGTGGAATTCTCTTCAATTATTTTCTACTTATGCCTCTACAGAGATGCAGTCGTCATTTACAGAATGCGAGCAATTTCATGGTGGGCATCTTCAACCCGATTTAATTATAGTGGAATTTCTTGACGATGATAATAAGCCGGTGAAAAAAGGAGAACCGGGCGAAGTAACTATTACAACGTTAGGAGTTAAAGGTATGCCGTTATTACGTTTCAAAACCGGAGACCTTTGTTATTATCACGATGAGCCATGTGCTTGTGGAAGAAAAACAATACGTTTGAGTCCGGTGTTGGGACGCAAAGGACAGATGATAAAGTTTAAAGGCACCACGCTGTATCCACCGGCTCTTTTTGATATATTGGATAATATACCAAAGATAAAGAACTATATTATAGAGGTATATACTAATGATATTGGAACAGACGAAATACTTGTCAGGGTAGGGAGTGATGACAAGAGCGTAGCCTTCTCAAAAGAGATAAAAGATATGTTCCGTTCAAAAGTCAGAGTAGCACCTACTATTAATTTTGAGTCTACGGAATATGTTTTGAAGAAACAAATGCCACCCATGAGTAGAAAAGCAATTAAATTTATAGATTTGCGTTAG
- a CDS encoding C45 family peptidase encodes MHKRTKKIVKYSGIALLVIILVIVGAACYLYYSADMLVPQIAPEKQAYQVEKKDSLRSYGDNYLRHSESGLWELMVHGDAFHRGVAIGNLSKDLLHYQEKVFVDQIKNIIPSENYLKFLRFFTVIFNRNLGRNIPEEYRKEIYGISLSCTHEYDFIGTPYERQLNYHSAHDLGHAMQDYMLVGCSSFASWGKNSADSSLIIGRNFDFYVGDDFARNKQIAFYIPDKGYKFASVGWPGMTGVMSGMNETGLTVTINAAKSTMPTSSATPISILTREILQYASTIKEAYAIAQKRKTFVSESILIGSAKDGRAAIIEKSPEHIALFAGEGEQIICTNHYQSKEFSQDKGNLENILKSDSPYRYARLKELLKKNTPIDERKAASILRNFKGINNTDIGLCNEMSINQFIAHHSVIFKPEKRLIWVSTSPWQCGKYIAYDLNKIFNGKVDFSKEICDKLKIIPEDAFLKTSMYNQLLIYKKYTKLIRVQINKRERVAENILRIYEASNPEMYYTYELLGDYYHALGNKPKAVNYWKKALNKKIPKFDERTRVQNKLTKNL; translated from the coding sequence ATGCATAAAAGAACAAAGAAAATAGTAAAGTACTCAGGTATTGCATTGTTGGTCATCATCTTAGTGATCGTTGGTGCTGCATGTTATTTATATTATTCAGCAGATATGCTTGTGCCTCAAATCGCACCCGAGAAACAAGCGTATCAGGTAGAAAAGAAGGATAGTCTTCGTAGTTATGGCGATAATTATCTAAGGCATAGCGAATCTGGATTATGGGAGCTGATGGTACATGGAGATGCTTTCCATCGAGGAGTGGCTATAGGAAATCTGTCAAAAGACCTGCTTCATTATCAGGAAAAGGTTTTTGTGGATCAGATAAAGAATATTATACCTTCAGAAAATTATCTGAAATTTCTTCGCTTTTTTACGGTAATATTTAATCGTAATCTTGGAAGGAATATTCCTGAAGAATACCGGAAGGAAATCTATGGAATTTCCTTGTCCTGTACGCACGAATATGATTTTATCGGAACTCCCTATGAGCGGCAGTTAAATTATCATTCAGCACACGATCTTGGTCATGCAATGCAGGATTATATGTTAGTGGGATGTAGCTCTTTTGCTTCCTGGGGAAAGAACAGCGCAGATTCATCTTTAATTATTGGTAGAAACTTTGACTTCTATGTAGGTGATGATTTTGCACGGAACAAGCAAATTGCATTTTATATTCCCGATAAAGGTTATAAGTTTGCTTCTGTTGGCTGGCCGGGTATGACCGGAGTGATGTCGGGTATGAATGAAACAGGACTGACTGTAACCATAAATGCGGCAAAGTCTACTATGCCAACATCTTCTGCCACTCCAATTTCGATACTTACCAGAGAGATACTTCAATATGCCTCTACTATTAAGGAGGCATATGCCATTGCTCAGAAAAGAAAGACTTTTGTGTCCGAGTCAATATTAATTGGTTCGGCAAAGGATGGTAGAGCGGCAATTATTGAGAAATCACCCGAACATATAGCTTTGTTTGCCGGGGAGGGAGAACAGATTATTTGCACTAATCACTATCAATCCAAAGAATTTAGTCAGGATAAAGGGAATCTGGAGAATATACTAAAATCAGATAGTCCTTATCGCTATGCACGTTTAAAAGAACTGTTGAAGAAGAATACCCCTATAGATGAAAGAAAAGCAGCCAGTATTCTTCGCAATTTTAAAGGAATAAACAACACTGATATTGGATTATGCAATGAGATGTCAATCAATCAGTTTATTGCGCATCATTCAGTGATATTTAAACCAGAGAAGAGATTGATCTGGGTGTCTACTTCTCCTTGGCAATGTGGAAAATATATTGCTTATGATTTAAATAAGATATTTAATGGAAAGGTAGACTTTAGTAAGGAAATATGTGATAAGTTAAAGATAATTCCAGAAGATGCATTTCTAAAAACGTCCATGTATAATCAACTATTGATTTATAAGAAGTACACCAAACTAATCCGTGTACAAATAAACAAGAGAGAGAGAGTCGCAGAAAATATCCTGAGAATTTATGAGGCCTCTAATCCTGAGATGTATTATACATACGAATTGTTAGGTGATTATTATCATGCATTGGGAAATAAGCCTAAAGCTGTAAATTATTGGAAGAAAGCACTGAACAAAAAGATTCCAAAATTTGATGAGAGAACACGTGTTCAAAATAAACTAACTAAAAATTTGTGA